The Osmerus eperlanus chromosome 20, fOsmEpe2.1, whole genome shotgun sequence DNA segment AGGGGGACATTTACCTCTTCAAGCTCTGATACTTTTTCCTGCAGGTCCACCCTGGCTGTGTATTCTTCCTCCCATctgagacacacatgcacacacacattgtgaaaGTGCCAGGTGGACTTTGCAGAAGTCAGCCAGCTGCATACAGTAGTTCTGTAGTGACAAACTAGTGTTTGAACCTTAACAGACAAGCTGTGCATCTCGCCCTCAGCCAGCTGGGTTAGGTAATGGCAGCACATGCAGTACGCATGTAGAGCACACTGCAACACCCCATCAGTCTCCCACTCCTCAACCCTCAGAAGGCcagaaccatgtgtgtgtgtgtgtgtgtgtgtgtgtgtgtgtgtgtgggcaggatgGTTGTTGACTCAGCTCACATGGATATGCGGTAAGACATCCTATTAACTGTGTGTTCACAGTGTGCTGTAGGGACGCTGTGGCTTGGTGTGTGAAAACAGCTCCCTAgcttgttttaacccttgtgttatcttcgggtcattctgacccatcagtcattgtgacccaccgtcgtattgtgacaaatttacctcatacaaaaacaaagtgaagcattttcttttaactgtcgggctgtctcagaccccccacattggaatggttaaaagaaaattatttgtatttgtttttgtatggggtaaaattgggtaaacacaacgatggttcgttatgaacctttgggtcatgtgacccgaaggcagcacgagggttaaacagacGATGTTGAACACTCAATAACCAGGTGGTGGAACATAGCATGGTGATACAAGAGAGAGCACCCTCTTCAGTGAACAATCAAATGTTTTCATAGGTTTAACTGTTCTGATTGAATTTAAGTGAATCTTCACTTAAGCAGAAAAAAAAGGTCAATACCTATTTTGTGAGCCTAAGAAAATAACCTTGACCCTCCTTGTGACAGAGGACACATTAAGACGCCACACAGTGTGTTTATTGACCATGAAATAGACAGGCTGGTCATCACAGAGAGATGGTTCCTTCTCTTTGCAACATGAGCAGTCTGGTCCTAATGGAAGGTTACTGATGTCAGACTCTGGCGTTGCGATGATGTCAGCAGTCTCCCTGACGCAGCAGAGCAGGACGACTGCTtacaggggacagggagagaatgggggggtgaggagaacgGGGGGGTGCGGAGGATAGAGGGGTAGAATGGGGGAAGGAGTGAGGtgagcagggaagagagagatggggagaatgggggaggaatttttgtggatgtgtgtgcaatAGAAAAGAAAGAGCATTATCGTGTCGGTTCTGTCTTTGTCAacattgtgtgtctgtatgcgtgtgtgttagagagagagagagagagagagagagagatagagaaaaatgCAGCTACACTGTCTGATGGCATCACGACTAGCGGTCCCAACTCTCAATACAGTGCTACAGTGCTGCATTGCAGGTGCCGGGACAAacgcagaggggaggagagcatggggtggaggtggagagagaactgaaagagagagagagggggggggtagagagggagtgaaagaaagggtgtgagggtgagatGAAAGGAGTGAGGTGGATGAAAGAgacaatgagagggagagggagaaaaaagagagcaggaaagaaaggggaggaggtaCAGGAGAGCGTGCCAGGTCATGTGATAAGGTGAGAAAAAAACAAGTGTTTCGAACTTCTCCCCTGTTGATTGTCATCATAATCCTCCACTGGGTTGCCAGATCCCTCATCTGGTGGGAATGTTTGAACTATATCCCCTACAAGCCTTGAAAGGCATTGATATCACTTGGAGCATTAAATGGATTTAAGAGAGATGAAAAGGAGAGACTAAAGAATGTAAACACTCTGGAGGCTACGCATCCTTTTAAACCTCTTACAGCATCACCTCTTATCATGTGCCTTTAACGATGACATCAGAATCACAATAAAAAGTTGGATTTAGTTCATTTGCATTACCCTGCCATTTCCAGCATCCATTTAGCTTTAACTCCATTTAGAATACATATAGGATtgatatctgaaaatagcattgTCTTGTTTACTAAGAGAGCATAATGAAGGTGCTGTTAAGTCATCAGGCTACACTGTTTCCTCTGGTCAGATCTCAAGCTGCCTGGTGTCAAGGTCTGGATCCATCTTCATAACACGTTTGTAACCGGAAGACCCATACTGTATACTGTGAACAGATCATCACACACCCTACTAACTACTGGAAACCATCCCTCTGGTTCTGAAAGaaacatcaccaccaccaccagaatATCATCATCCTGCTCCTTTTCTCACATCATCATATCCAGACTCACATGTCATGTTCTTGTACATTAATTGAATGTTTACCAATCCTACCACACATTCTCAGAATCTGCTCCTAGTGAGAAGTGTCATGATCGTGATGGGGATATGAAGCTATTGGCGTCTATGGTTCTGTTAGCTCATATGCAGAAAAACAACATCACTGCAGAGCCTGGTAGTTTCATTTCTCACCTGCGCTTGTActcgtctctctctcgtttcacTTTAGCCAGCACGTTGTACAGGGCCCGTATCTCCGGTGTGATGGTGTCGATCTGCACTCCCACCCCGTCCGAATGCGCACAGGACACTCCAGGGACCGTTGAGCGGGCCTCTCTGCCCGTGTCAAATCGGCGGGTGTGGTTGTAGGACCAAAGGTTTCCCGGTAAGAAGCGCGGAGGTGGGATACTGTAGACCCCTGTCCCTGAACTGACGTACCTCTCATTAATGTTGGAGATAGTTTTGGATGAGTCCGTTGGAGTCCTCGGGCTGACGGGGATACTGAAAGTGAGGTTCGAATTGGAATCGGTCAGCGTAAGGTTAGGATTTGAGTTTGCAAGCATTGATCTAGTGTTGGATTCAATGGAGAGGGAAGTAGGCCTGTGAAGGGAAGGAGATAACAGGCCTCCAGGCATATATGCGGGGTTATTTGCGTTCTGAATTGGGACGTGTCCGGGCCATAGGGGAAGAGGCCCGATGAAACCGGTCTGTACCCCAATCTCTTTGGTAAACGGCTTTTTCACTGGTGCGTCTCCGCTATCCTCGTTGTTTTCCAAGGCCATttgaagctgtttctccaacGCTTTATTCCGACGTTCCAGCTCGTGTACTTTGGCCAAAAAACAACGGAATCGTAAATTCAGGGTTTTCAGAACGCTTATGTTGGAGCCCAGGTCGTTCCGAAGCGCCATCGCTGCTGGGGGCGGAGGCGTGCGGCGCATGGAGTTGTTTAGATGCAGGTATGCAAGTCCCGATGGTGGTAAAGCACCGAAGTCCAGGCCAGATAGCCCGTCCTGTCCGAAGCCGGTGTTGTCGCCCAAGATATATCCAGGTTCAGGTGCACCGTAATAGTCCTGGCCTGCAGTGGGGGACACTGACTGGCTAGTCAAttgatgctgctgctgcatcAGAAAGGCGTTTTCCCCCAGTAACGGATTCATATTAGAGTATGAAAATCTGAAATGCTCGAAATCCGGCATGGAAAAGTGTCCTTTATTTAGCTTGACAGCTAATTCCTAACGCAGATAAGTTACTGTTGAAATGTATTTGATTTACTTAGGACTAAGGCTACGGCAAATAAAAACTGCGCCAATGTCACAAAAATATGTCCCGCACAGGCAAAGATGCGTAAAAAAAAATGCTGTTGTACAGAATGCTGTTGAGAATGAACTACGCACCTGGCATGGAACATCCACTAACTTTAGCGTTGGGATAAGTGTAGTCCTAGCAGCGATGTAGCAGTGTTAACAGCCTGCCAGAAATAAATAAGCGACGGACTGCGGCTCATAACTACCGTTGAAACTGGAGTAGAAGCGCACCTACGGATTTCGAAGGACCTAGTGAACGACATTCAATAGGCTATAGGATTTACAATTAGAA contains these protein-coding regions:
- the iffo1a gene encoding non-homologous end joining factor IFFO1 isoform X1, which produces MPDFEHFRFSYSNMNPLLGENAFLMQQQHQLTSQSVSPTAGQDYYGAPEPGYILGDNTGFGQDGLSGLDFGALPPSGLAYLHLNNSMRRTPPPPAAMALRNDLGSNISVLKTLNLRFRCFLAKVHELERRNKALEKQLQMALENNEDSGDAPVKKPFTKEIGVQTGFIGPLPLWPGHVPIQNANNPAYMPGGLLSPSLHRPTSLSIESNTRSMLANSNPNLTLTDSNSNLTFSIPVSPRTPTDSSKTISNINERYVSSGTGVYSIPPPRFLPGNLWSYNHTRRFDTGREARSTVPGVSCAHSDGVGVQIDTITPEIRALYNVLAKVKRERDEYKRRWEEEYTARVDLQEKVSELEEDLQESEVCQDELALRVKQLKAELVLFKGLMSNNLSELDSKIQEKAMKVDMDICRRIDITARLCDVAQQRNCEDMIQIFQHVATPPSTLRRPRKQTPQSAKGCEGDETFSLSESEGGGTKEDDSCSTSANQINEEMQRMLNQLRECEFEDDCDSLAWEETEETLLLWEDFPGCTLGVESQGEQQDESIEKVIKDTESLFKSREKEYQETIDQIELELATAKSDMNRHLHEYMEMCSMKRGLDVQMETCRRLITQSGDSKSPCLIPVAAEDSEDGEREGKKAPPGNSESNESYCGTQATGCVPSLPWRKP
- the iffo1a gene encoding non-homologous end joining factor IFFO1 isoform X2, yielding MPDFEHFRFSYSNMNPLLGENAFLMQQQHQLTSQSVSPTAGQDYYGAPEPGYILGDNTGFGQDGLSGLDFGALPPSGLAYLHLNNSMRRTPPPPAAMALRNDLGSNISVLKTLNLRFRCFLAKVHELERRNKALEKQLQMALENNEDSGDAPVKKPFTKEIGVQTGFIGPLPLWPGHVPIQNANNPAYMPGGLLSPSLHRPTSLSIESNTRSMLANSNPNLTLTDSNSNLTFSIPVSPRTPTDSSKTISNINERYVSSGTGVYSIPPPRFLPGNLWSYNHTRRFDTGREARSTVPGVSCAHSDGVGVQIDTITPEIRALYNVLAKVKRERDEYKRRWEEEYTARVDLQEKVSELEEDLQESEVCQDELALRVKQLKAELVLFKGLMSNNLSELDSKIQEKAMKVDMDICRRIDITARLCDVAQQRNCEDMIQIFQHVATPPSTLRRPRKQTPQSAKGCEGDETFSLSESEGGGTKEDDSCSTSANQINEEMQRMLNQLRECEFEDDCDSLAWEETEETLLLWEDFPGCTLGVESQGEQDESIEKVIKDTESLFKSREKEYQETIDQIELELATAKSDMNRHLHEYMEMCSMKRGLDVQMETCRRLITQSGDSKSPCLIPVAAEDSEDGEREGKKAPPGNSESNESYCGTQATGCVPSLPWRKP